From the genome of Streptomyces sp. NBC_01317, one region includes:
- the panB gene encoding 3-methyl-2-oxobutanoate hydroxymethyltransferase, whose product MTAQAAHNQQGQQDHRNNRTSPAGRPGDGTKTLYGGTSSRRVTVHDLSAAKERGEKWPMLTAYDAMTASVFDEAGIPVMLVGDSMGNVHLGYETTVPVTLDEMTMLSAAVVRGTKRALIVADLPFGSYQEGPVQALRSATRLLKDAGVGAVKLEGGERSHSQIELLVQAGIPVMGHIGLTPQSVNTLGYRVQGRGEEAAQQMLRDAKAVQDAGAFAVVLELVPAELAAEVTRILHIPTIGIGAGIETDAQVLVYTDMVGLTGGKVPRFTKQYVNLRQTLGDAAKAFADEVVAGTFPQEEHTFH is encoded by the coding sequence ATGACTGCTCAGGCTGCGCACAACCAGCAGGGACAGCAGGATCACCGGAACAACCGGACCTCTCCCGCGGGACGCCCCGGAGACGGCACCAAAACGCTCTACGGCGGTACGAGCTCCCGCCGCGTCACCGTGCACGACCTCTCCGCCGCCAAGGAGCGCGGCGAGAAGTGGCCGATGCTCACCGCCTACGACGCGATGACGGCCTCCGTCTTCGACGAGGCGGGCATCCCCGTCATGCTCGTCGGCGACTCCATGGGCAACGTCCACCTCGGGTACGAGACGACCGTGCCGGTCACGCTCGACGAGATGACGATGCTCTCCGCCGCCGTCGTACGGGGCACGAAGCGCGCCCTGATCGTCGCGGACCTCCCCTTCGGTTCGTACCAGGAAGGGCCCGTCCAGGCCCTGCGCAGCGCCACGCGCCTGTTGAAGGACGCGGGGGTCGGCGCGGTCAAGCTGGAGGGCGGCGAGCGCTCGCACAGCCAGATCGAGCTGCTGGTGCAGGCCGGCATCCCGGTCATGGGCCACATCGGGCTCACCCCGCAGTCCGTCAACACCCTGGGCTACCGGGTGCAGGGCCGCGGCGAGGAGGCCGCCCAGCAGATGCTGCGCGACGCCAAGGCCGTCCAGGACGCGGGCGCCTTCGCCGTGGTGCTGGAGCTGGTGCCCGCCGAGCTGGCCGCCGAGGTCACCCGCATCCTGCACATCCCGACGATCGGGATAGGCGCGGGGATCGAGACGGACGCGCAGGTCCTCGTCTACACCGACATGGTGGGACTGACCGGCGGCAAGGTGCCGCGCTTCACCAAGCAGTACGTGAACCTCCGCCAGACCCTCGGGGACGCGGCGAAGGCGTTCGCCGACGAGGTCGTCGCGGGAACGTTCCCGCAGGAGGAGCACACCTTCCACTAG
- a CDS encoding MFS transporter, translated as MSTPSGAPVAASRIPEAVHRRRWAILGVLMFSLLIVVLDNSILNVAVKTIAAPAPEGIGATQSELEWAINSYTLVFAGLLFTAGLLGDRIGRKKVLLFGIAVFGVGSALAAMSGSPAELIGYRALMGFGAAFVMPATLAVLMNVFERDEQPKAIGIWAGSVGLGIAIGPITGGLLLEHFWWGSIFLVNVPVAAVALIAMVLLVPDSRDPRPGKLDPLGVVLSIIGLVLLVYGIIRGGELADFTEVSVLAPLLGGVAVLAGFVWYEKRSSHPAIDVTYFKKPAFAAAVAAIALVFFALMGVTFFSAFYLQSVRGYSALRSGLLIVPLAAAQMIFAPRARLVVDRFGARVVCTAGMVLVAGGLAAFALFTAGTPVWVLCVDYFVLGTGMAHIMPPVTVAIMQALPREKAGSGSAINNTFRQVGGALGVAVLGSVLSATYRGDIESHLGALPAGTRDAAGESIEATLTVAGKLGPAGGPLVESAHDAFLHAMHLTALGSAVVALIGVAVVALFLPGRAPGEKLPQADRPSSREPATRN; from the coding sequence ATGTCCACACCGTCCGGCGCGCCAGTCGCCGCATCCCGCATACCCGAAGCCGTCCACCGCCGCCGCTGGGCGATCCTGGGCGTCCTCATGTTCAGCCTGCTCATCGTCGTGCTGGACAACTCGATCCTGAACGTCGCGGTCAAGACCATCGCCGCCCCCGCGCCCGAGGGCATCGGCGCCACCCAGAGCGAGCTCGAATGGGCGATCAACAGCTACACGCTGGTCTTCGCCGGGCTGCTCTTCACCGCCGGACTCCTCGGCGACCGCATCGGCCGCAAGAAGGTGCTGCTCTTCGGCATCGCCGTCTTCGGCGTCGGCTCGGCGCTCGCCGCGATGTCCGGCTCACCGGCCGAACTGATCGGCTACCGCGCCCTGATGGGCTTCGGCGCGGCGTTTGTGATGCCCGCCACCCTCGCCGTCCTGATGAACGTCTTCGAGCGCGACGAGCAGCCCAAGGCCATCGGCATCTGGGCGGGCAGTGTCGGCCTCGGCATAGCCATCGGCCCCATCACCGGCGGTCTGCTGCTGGAGCACTTCTGGTGGGGCTCGATCTTCCTGGTCAACGTGCCCGTGGCCGCCGTGGCGCTGATCGCCATGGTGCTGCTGGTGCCGGACTCCAGGGATCCCCGGCCCGGCAAGCTCGACCCGCTGGGCGTGGTGCTCTCCATCATCGGACTGGTCCTGCTGGTGTACGGCATCATCCGCGGCGGCGAGCTGGCCGACTTCACCGAGGTCTCGGTGCTGGCGCCGCTGCTGGGCGGGGTGGCCGTGCTGGCCGGCTTCGTGTGGTACGAGAAGCGCAGCAGCCACCCGGCGATCGACGTCACGTACTTCAAGAAGCCGGCGTTCGCCGCCGCCGTGGCCGCGATCGCGCTGGTGTTCTTCGCGCTGATGGGCGTCACGTTCTTCTCGGCGTTCTACCTCCAGAGCGTGCGCGGCTACAGCGCGCTCCGGTCCGGCCTGCTGATCGTGCCGCTCGCCGCCGCCCAGATGATCTTCGCGCCCCGCGCGCGGCTGGTCGTCGACCGGTTCGGCGCACGGGTCGTCTGCACGGCGGGCATGGTGCTGGTGGCCGGGGGCCTGGCGGCGTTCGCCCTGTTCACGGCGGGCACGCCGGTGTGGGTGCTGTGTGTCGACTACTTCGTGCTCGGTACGGGCATGGCCCACATCATGCCGCCGGTGACCGTGGCGATCATGCAGGCGCTGCCCCGCGAGAAGGCCGGCTCGGGCTCGGCGATCAACAACACCTTCCGCCAGGTGGGCGGCGCGCTGGGCGTCGCGGTCCTGGGGTCGGTGCTGTCCGCCACGTACCGCGGCGACATCGAGAGCCACCTCGGCGCGCTCCCGGCGGGTACGCGGGACGCGGCGGGGGAGTCGATCGAGGCGACGCTGACGGTCGCGGGCAAGCTGGGCCCGGCGGGCGGCCCGCTGGTCGAGTCCGCGCACGACGCGTTCCTGCACGCGATGCACCTGACCGCGCTCGGCTCGGCGGTGGTGGCGCTGATCGGGGTGGCGGTGGTCGCGCTGTTCCTGCCGGGGCGCGCCCCGGGGGAGAAGCTCCCCCAGGCGGACCGTCCTTCGTCCCGGGAGCCGGCGACCCGCAACTGA